The following are encoded together in the Pseudoalteromonas piscicida genome:
- the dsbC gene encoding bifunctional protein-disulfide isomerase/oxidoreductase DsbC has product MKKLIVAASLALSFGAFAEQVEGPVAPTAPVDPITTQFSGLGITVKQIKDSPLAGLKTVITDKGVLYSSADGKYLIQGTMIDLDNRRNITEDALSDVRQKGIAEYEDSMIVYKAENEKHQITVFTDITCGYCRKLHRELEDYLAAGITVKYLAFPRGGLRGSGYEDLKNVWCAKDAAAALTEAKAGGEVKPVENCQAPVAEHYQLGQSFGISGTPAIILEDGSMIPGYQPAAAIAQMLDANSPKS; this is encoded by the coding sequence ATGAAAAAACTAATAGTTGCCGCTTCACTGGCATTGAGCTTTGGCGCTTTCGCTGAGCAAGTTGAGGGTCCTGTCGCACCAACAGCACCAGTAGACCCAATTACGACGCAATTTAGCGGATTGGGTATAACGGTTAAGCAAATCAAAGATAGTCCGCTTGCTGGCTTAAAAACAGTGATCACAGATAAAGGGGTGCTGTATTCAAGTGCCGATGGTAAATATCTGATTCAGGGAACGATGATCGATCTTGATAACCGCCGTAATATCACCGAAGACGCGTTGAGTGATGTGCGCCAGAAAGGTATCGCGGAATACGAAGACTCAATGATCGTCTACAAAGCGGAAAATGAAAAACATCAAATCACGGTATTCACAGACATTACTTGTGGCTACTGCCGCAAACTTCACCGTGAATTAGAAGATTACTTAGCGGCAGGTATTACCGTGAAATACCTAGCTTTCCCACGTGGTGGTTTGCGTGGTTCAGGCTATGAAGATTTGAAAAACGTATGGTGTGCAAAAGATGCAGCGGCTGCACTTACTGAGGCGAAAGCTGGTGGTGAAGTGAAGCCAGTTGAAAACTGCCAAGCGCCAGTAGCCGAGCACTATCAACTTGGGCAAAGCTTTGGTATTTCAGGAACACCAGCGATCATTCTTGAAGATGGTTCTATGATCCCAGGTTATCAACCTGCAGCGGCTATCGCACAAATGCTAGACGCAAATAGCCCTAAGTCATAA
- the xerD gene encoding site-specific tyrosine recombinase XerD: MSEHQATSHTLSDPQYIEAFLDALFLEQGLSENTIAAYRSDLEKFLLFIKAETSVSSLLAITSQDVEAYLAHRIDKGLKAKSNARAISALKRFYLYWLREKEIVQSPLDTIAQPKTTLSLPKTLSEQEVEALLNAPDCDDPMGLRDKAMLELLYATGLRVTELVGLRMEQVNMRQAVVLVRGKGGKERLVPMGEEALHWIEQFLKKGRGLMIKHATDFVFPSKRGIGMTRQTFWHRIKHYAILADVKSPLSPHTLRHAFATHLLNHGADLRVVQMMLGHSDLSTTQIYTHVASERLKTLHQQHHPRA, translated from the coding sequence GTGAGCGAACACCAAGCAACTTCCCATACACTGTCCGATCCGCAATATATAGAAGCCTTTTTAGATGCGCTATTTTTGGAGCAAGGGCTCAGTGAAAATACCATTGCAGCCTATCGCAGCGACCTTGAAAAATTTCTCTTATTCATAAAAGCAGAAACCTCTGTGTCTTCTTTATTGGCAATCACAAGTCAGGACGTTGAGGCTTATTTGGCACACAGAATAGACAAGGGCTTAAAAGCAAAGAGTAACGCGCGAGCCATCAGTGCATTAAAGCGATTTTATTTATATTGGCTGCGAGAAAAAGAAATAGTGCAGTCTCCACTGGATACTATTGCGCAACCTAAAACAACACTGTCGTTGCCAAAAACCTTGTCAGAGCAAGAAGTTGAGGCCTTGTTAAACGCTCCTGATTGTGACGACCCTATGGGGCTAAGAGATAAAGCAATGCTCGAGCTCTTGTATGCCACAGGGTTGCGCGTGACTGAACTGGTCGGGCTAAGAATGGAGCAAGTCAACATGAGGCAAGCTGTTGTACTTGTGCGTGGTAAGGGCGGCAAAGAACGCTTAGTGCCGATGGGTGAAGAAGCATTGCATTGGATTGAACAATTTCTCAAAAAAGGGCGGGGCTTAATGATCAAGCATGCTACCGATTTTGTCTTTCCATCCAAGCGCGGTATAGGTATGACGAGACAAACTTTTTGGCATCGGATAAAACACTATGCTATTTTGGCAGACGTAAAGTCGCCGTTATCGCCACATACGTTACGTCATGCTTTTGCAACACATTTATTGAATCATGGCGCTGACTTGCGAGTTGTGCAAATGATGCTTGGCCATAGCGACTTGTCGACGACTCAAATTTATACACATGTTGCCAGTGAACGTTTAAAAACATTGCACCAGCAGCATCACCCAAGAGCTTAA